From Desulfovibrio desulfuricans:
AGGGAACGCTTTCAGTGCTGACCCTTGCGCCCAATGCCGAGCGTATGGTGCAGGAAGGCATTCGCCATGCCGACAACGGCGTAACCTTCCTCTCCATGAATCCGGCGGTGGCCCAGCGGCTGGTGAACAACATCAGCACGGCTGCCGACAATGCGGTGAATACCGATGCCCAGCCCGTGCTGCTGGTGACGCCGCTCATCCGCCCGCATCTGGCCCAGATTGTCACGCGCTTTCTGCCCACGGTGCCGGTCATCTCGCAGGCGGAGATTCCGCCCGACATCCGGCTGCAATCTGTGGGCGTGGTAAGCGCCGAATAATCCGGCCAGCCCCAACGTTGCGCGGCGCTCCGACCCCTTGTGTCAGAGCGCCGCTTTATTTTTTATATTCCTCTCCAGCTATCAGGATTCGTTGCCTTTTACTTTTCCACCAGCTAGTATTGTCTATGCCAAAAGCTGCATTCCCGTGATTGTAACCGCATGGGCCAATACTGGCCAACAAGTTGGCCCCGAATTTGCAACTACTGGTCTGTCGTCAAACAAACGGCACAGATGCGCCGCTGGGCGATATAGAACCGTTAGGCAAAGGAATGGGCCATGCAGGTAAAGACGTTCACAGGGGCCACATCACAGGAAATTCTGGCCAGAATCAAGGCCGAGATGGGGCCTGACGCCGTTATCCTGGGCAACCGCACCTATCGTAAGAACGGTGCCGTCTGCCATGAAATAACTGCCGGGATCGAGCGCCCCAAGGCCGAAGCAGCGCAAGCCGCAGGCGCGCCTGCTGGCTGGGGCGAATGGCACAAGGAATGGATGCATCTCAAGGATCAGATTTTTGCCTTGATGAAGCCAGCCATTCAGCTTGAACGCCTTACGCCCCGCCAGCGTGTTGCTCTGGAATATTTGCAGCGCGAAGGTGTTTCTGACTCTGTGGCGGTTGACCTTTATCAGCGCTTGCTGGCGGAACCCGGAGCCTCTGTGCTTGAATGCCTCTGCGGCATGGTGCCGGTTAAGGCCTGGGGCGCGGAACAGTGGCGGCAGCGCATCCACCTGATGGCCGGGCCTTTCGGTTTTGGCAAAACCACAACGGCCCTGCGCTTTGCACTGCACCTGCGCAAACACGAACCAGAAGCGCGCATTGCCTTTATCAACGCCGACTGCCTGCGCGGCAACGGCAGGCTGATTTTGCGCCACTGGGCGGAACTTTCCAATTTTACGTATATGGAAGCGCCCGACAAGGCCGCCATGGAGCTTGCCCTGGCCGCCACACGAGAGGCCCGCGCCGTATTCATTGATGTTCCCGGCCTTGACCGCAACGGCAATCTTGCCCACTGGCGGGCCGACATGGGCCTGGATACTGTGGAAGCAGCTACGCACCTTACGCTTTCGCCATTTTTTGACGCGCTGCAAACACAGGCGTTTTTACAAAGATATAAATTTGAAGGGCCTGGCTCCCTTGTATGGACCAAGCTGGACGAAGCCGTAAGCTTCGGCAATATTGTGAATGTGGCCTGCGCTGCCGGATTGCCGGTTTCAGCACTGTCGTTCGGCGCGGAACTCAAGGAAAGCCTTGCCCCGGCCACCGAGCCGCTGGTCTGGCGTCTTATTTTCAAAAGGCAACTTCCCGGCCAGGCCGCCTAGCGCGGCATGAGCCATAACATGTGGAGCAGACAGATGAGCGGCACTTTCCCTCTGGTTTTTTCCGTCACCTCTGGCAAGGGCGGCGTAGGCAAGACCAATATCTCGGTCAATCTTGCCATTTGCCTTGCGCAGCTGGGCAAGCAGGTGGTGCTTATTGACGCCGACCTCGGCCTGGCTAACGTAGACGTGGTGCTTGGTCTGACCCCGCAGAAGAATATTTTTCATCTGTTTCACGAAGGGGCCACCATTTCGGACATACTCTTTCCCACGCCTTACGGCTTTTCCATCTTGCCTGCTTCCTCCGGCATGAGCGAAATGCTCACCCTTTCCACGGGTCAGAAGCTTGAACTGCTTGAAGCCGTTGATGAAATGGAAGACGGACTTGACTACCTCATCGTGGATACAGGTGCAGGCATCAGCGACAACGTGCTCTATTTCAACATGGCCGCGCAGGAGCGCCTGGTGGTGCTCACACCGGAACCGACCTCGCTCACTGACGCCTATGCTCTCATCAAGGTGCTGAAAAACAATCACGGCGTTGAACGCTTCAAGGTGTGCGTCAACATGGCCCCGGACCTCAAGACGGCCAAGGACATGTTTGTGCGTCTGCATCAGGCCTGCGACCATTTTCTCAGCGGCGTCTCCCTGGAACTTGTGGGCGTCATCCCGCGCGATACAGGCGTACGCAAGGCCGTGGTGCAGCAGTTGCCCTATTGCATAAGCGAACCGCAAAGCCCGGCGGCAAAGGCCACCATGTCGCTGGCCAAGAACATCAGCGCATGGGAAGCCCCCGAAAACCTCGACGGCAACATCAAGTTTTTCTGGAAAAAACTGCTGTTCCGCTAGAATTGCGGATGGGATTCCGGGCCTGAAAAGCCTTTTGCGACAGAAACAACGCTTCATAACCTCAACGAGTCAATAACGCAGCGCAACCAGCCTTGGCGGGCAGGTGGAGCGAGGCACAACAGGCATCCAGATGCCACGGGGTAGAAGAGGCAAATCCGAAGGAAACCAACATGAAGACCGGCACAGCGCAAGCGCAAGCTCCCTGCCCCTGGGAAGCGCTCGAAACCGGGGCAACCCCTTGGGAGAGCTTTTCACCGGCAGAGCAGGAATCCGTGGTGCGTCACTATGCGCCCAAGATCCGCTTTCTCGCTTTGCGGCTCAAAGCCAAACTGCCGCGCAGCATAGAACTTGGGGAGCTGATCAGCTCCGGCACCCTGGGCCTCATGGAAGCCTTGGGCAAGTTCAGGCCGCAGCTCGGCATCCGCTTTGAAACGTATGCCGAAAGCCGCATCAAGGGAGCCATGCTCGATGAATTGCGCCGCCTTGACTGGTTTCCCCGGTCGTTGCGTCAGCGTGTGCGGGTGCTTGATGAAGCCATGCGCAAGGTTGAACACGAGCAAGGCCGTCAGGCCACCGAGGACGAGCTGCAAAAGATCACCGGCCTCGACATGCGTGATGTGCGGCAGGGGCTTGAAGCCCTGCAAAACCAGCTCTGGATTTCACTTGACGCCATTCAGGACACGATTTCGGGCGAAGGCCCCGAAGGCGGAGAACCCTTCCGCAGCACTGCCCTGCAAGAGCTTGTGGAGCGCGTGGCACCGCTGATCGACCGCTTGACGCCAAGAGAAAAGTTGGTACTCTCGCTGTATTATACTGATGAGTTGAATATGCGTGAAACTGCCGAAGTCATGGGCATCACTGAAGGCAGGGTTTCACAATTACATTCACAGGCCCTGAGCCGCCTTCGCAAGGAATTTCATAATCTCTACGGCGAAGGCACAGAAATATAAGCTTACGACAGACAGTGGCGCACGGCTGCAACGTCTGTTGCAAACCGATATTGACGGCGCTTCAAGGAGTTCTTCTCATGCCTTACAATCCGAATATGCGTGTTCTTGTGGTTGACGATTTTTCCACCATGCGCCGTATTGTGCGCAACATTCTGCGCCAGCTTGGTTTTCAGAACGTGGTGGAAGCCGATGACGGCACCTCGGCATGGGAAGTTCTGAACCGCGAGAAGATCGACTTTATCGTTTCGGACTGGAACATGCCCCAGATGACAGGCATTGATCTGCTCCGCAAGGTCCGCTCAAGCGAGCAGTTTGCCAACATCCCCTTTCTGATGGTCACTGCTGAAGCCCAGCAGGAAAACATCATTGAAGCCGTGCAGGCCAAGGTTTCCAACTACATCGTCAAACCCTTCACTGCGGACACGATGAAGCAGAAAATCGACAAGATTTTCCCCTAGAGCATTCCATGTTGAAAAACTTGCCAGAGGCGATGTGCATTCGCCCGGCAAGCATGCGTGGCGCGGATATACATAAATAACCACGCAGGGCAGCCAGCCTTTTCGCAGGCAACCTGCCTTTGGCCACAGCGCCAAATTTCCCTGGCTTTGACGGCCCGCTCCTGGCCGGGGTCAGCGCTGCATGCGCTCACCTGGTTCGGGGCGGGTTTTTTGTTCTTAGTGGTTGCGGTAGTGTAGTGCTGGTCACGGCATGGAACAGATGAACAGGCCGTGATTGTCAGGAGAGGCGCGTGGCTGAAAAGCAGGATTTGAAAGACGCCCCCGTCAAGGATGAACTTCAGGTTGCGGTCAGCCAGGACACAAGCCTGCGCAAGGTCGAACTTGATCTTGACGATGCCCCGTTCCTTGTGGAACAGGCGCCTCCTCCCCCGGCCAAAACCGAGGAAGCCCCACTTCAGGTAGCCGAAGAAGGGGCCGAACCACCCAAGAAGAAAAAAAAGCTGCTGCTCATTGCTGCCGCTGCTGGCCTGCTCGTGTTGCTGGTGGCAGGCGCTGCAATCTGGTGGTTTGTACTGCGCACCCCCCCGCCGCCGCCTCCGGAGCCAATCAAGCCAGACGTGATCGTGGTGCCTTCTGCGAAAACACCGACTGCCCAGCCTGACAGCGTCAAGGAACTGGCACCCTTCGTTATTCCCCGGCAAACACCTACTGGGGCGCGCTTTTTGATCTGCAAATTTTCAACAGTCAGCCAAAGCCCCAGGGTGGGCATGGAGATTGACCACAAGCTCATCCCTCTGCGTGATGCCCTGTATTATTACCTGAGCAGCAAGTCGGACGAGTTTTTGCTGAATCCGGCCAATACGGCTACCATAAAAAAAGACCTCAGCGGGGTGCTGAACGATTACCTGACGCAGGGGCGCATTGATGACATTTTGTTTGAGAGTTATCTGAACGAATAGCCACAGCAGCATCTGCAGGCCAGTGGAGCCAGCAGACGACAGCGCCCGTGGCCCTACGCAAGGCACACCCGCTGCTGCTGCACAAGCGACCTGCTGAAGGTCGTCAGGCCCCCGGAACCGGCAACAGGAGGCCTCCATGAGCGTTGACGCCACCATGGCCGTGCTGTATGCCCAGACCAGCCTGGCCACATCCGTAAGCAATGCCGCCGCTGTCGCCCCGCAGGCATCGGCTGCCATGTCGCGCGTTCTTGCCGCCGCCATGGCAAAGCAGGAGCAGCAGCAGGTAACGCGCACAGAACCCGGAACCCAGACGGCGCTGAACCCGGATGCCGATCACCAGGGCGCACCCCATTTTGGCAGCCGCAGAAGGCGGCGGCCCCCCCCTGAACCGGAAACCCCAGCGGGTGAAACTTCATCCCCGCTTGTGGGCAACCTTTTGAACATAAAAGTATGAACGACACACTGCTTTACGCACTTATCATGCTCTTTTCCCTCTTCGAGCTTGCCATCCTTGGCGGTGTGCTTGTTTTCTACATGCGTTTGCGCCGGTCAGAGGGCCTGCTCAACGCCTTGCAGGGCAATCAGGACAGCCTGCTGGCGCGCATAGAAATGAACGCACGGCTGGAAAAAGAAATAGTGGCTACGTTTGCCCAACGGCAGGCGGAGTTGCGGAATCTGGATGAAAAGCTGGAAGCGCGCACGCATGAACTGCGCCGCCTGCTGGAACAGGCCGAGGGCATCAGCCGTTCGCCCCAGTTTTTGCGGGAACTGATTTTAAATGGACACCGCAAAGGCCTGAGCAGTCGGCAGATCGCCAAAAACGCTGGCCTCAGCGTGGATGAAGTGGATCTTATCCTTGCGCAGAACGTTCAGTAAGGCCCCATACGGCCCTTCACCCGCTGTGGGGCAGCCATTCCTTACGCAACCCCGCACGCACAGACAAACAATTACCCACTCCTGCGGCAGGGCTAGAAGTCAAGCTTGAACTGCATGCCCAACCCCAAGGCGGATTCGGGCTGTTTGTTGGCATTGGCGCGCTCGCGCTGCTCATCCTTGAGGATCAGCTCCGGCCCGACCCTGATGCTCAGGTCATCGCCCGCGTCCACATCCGCATAGGCCCGCACAACATGGCGGCTTTGCATGGGGACATTTTCGTCCGCCTCTAGTTCATGCTCTCCCTTCTTACGCCACGCGGAGTCTTCCTGCCCCACGCTCACTGCCATGCCGCTTTTGTGTTCTTCTTTTGCTGGCGGCCCCTTGAGGGCGGAATTGATGCTGGCCGTTGTATTTACTGATTTTTCCTTGGGCGCGTCATCCCCCACGGCCCGCTTTTGCAGATCGTTGGTGCTTGTGCCTTCCCGCCATGCATCCCGGCTCTGCGCCCCGCCGCCAAACGCCCACGCTGGGGCGTGAATACCCTTGGAGTTCTTTTCCTTCTGCTTGCCCTCGCGCCGGTTTGCCTTGGCGGAGGCCCCTTTTTTCTCGCCAGAACGCTGGGCGCTGGATTTGGGGGGGGCACTTTGAGGTGTGCTTTTGTCAGTCTGATCTGTCGAGGCCGGATTTTCCTTGGCGCATGCCAAATCCGGCGCAGAGCAGCACAAACCCAGCGCAACGCAAAGAGAAAGAAAAATCAGGGGCAACTTTTTATCCATGTTTTTCCCTTTACGACAGGCCCGCCCCTTCTGTAAAGCCCCCGCGAGCGGGCCGGGCTGGCTTCAGTTCCCAGATACGGACGAATATGCACATAAACGCACAGTGGGGGAAGCGCCGTCAGACGCCTCCCCCCCCTGTTTATCAGTCAGCGGCAGCATGCCGCTTCAGTTCGTATATTATTCGGATTTAGCCGCAGGCGCGCTTGCCCGTCCGCCAGCCTGCTCCTGCAACAGCTTTTCTGTGTTCACCACAGGGAAGCTGGGGCTTGTGCCGGGGTCCTGCCAACCGCCGCCAAGGGCCATGCACACGCTGACGACGCTATCAAGTCTGTCGCGCAGCGCTGTCGCCAACCGCAGTTCGGCAGCAAAAAGCTGACGCTCGGCGTCCAGCACCGTCAGGTAGTCCGTATAGCCGTTGTCGTATTGCAGGCCAGCAATCTGGGCGGCACGCCGCAGGCTTTCAACCTGCACCTGCATGCTGCTCACGATGTGGTCGGCCTCACGCTGCGATGTCAGCGCCGTGCGGATGTCTTCAAAGGCCGTCTGCACTGTTTTACGATACACGGCGATGGCTGCCTTTTTCTGGGCTTCGGCATCCTTGAGGTTATACCAGTTGCGGCCAAAATCCAGCAAGGGCACCGTACCGCTTGCGCCATAGCTCCATGTACCAGCGGGGCCGGTAAAGAGGTTGCCCATGGAAGCGCTCAGGGAGCCCAGCATGCCCGTGAGGGAGATGGAGGGGAAGAACTGTGCGCGGGCAACGCCGATATTGGCGTTGTAGGCCATGATGCTGAATTCTGCGGCGCGCACGTCAGGCCGACGCTCCAGAAGATCAGAAGGCAGGCCAGCGGGCAGCACAGGCGGCGCGGGCAACATGTGGATGCCCTGTCCGCGCTTCATGGCCCGATCCATTATGTCGCGGGGCGAGCGGCCAAGCAGCACGGCCAGACCGGCCTCTGCCTTGTCCACATCCACGGTGCTGGTGTGCACCTGGGCGCGGGCGGTTTCCACCTCTGCACGGGCGCGCTGCCAGTCGAGTTCGGTAATATCGCCCTGTTTGTAGCGGGCGGTATAAATCCGGAAGGATTCTTCACGCGATTTCAGGGTGCGTCGGGCCGTATCAAGCTGCATGTCCTGCGCCAGCAGGGCAAAGTAGCCCTGGGCCGTCTGCCCGGCCACCGAGAGGCGGAGGGCTTCGTGCCCAATAACCGTGGTCATCAGGATATCGCTGAGCATGGTGTACTGGTTGCGGATCTTGCCCCAGAAATCCAGTTCCCAGGAGGCGCTCAGAGCGCCCTGATAGGCTGTGGTAGAACGCGACAACTTGCTCTGGTCAAAAGGCACCGTGTTGGCGGCTTTTTCTGATGCGCCCTGAGCGGCGGCGGAACCGGTGCCGTTGATGACGGGCATCAACGCGGCCGTGCCTACGCCCACCTGCGCGGCGGCAGATTCAATCTTGGCCATGGATTCGGCCAGATCCTGATTGTTTTTCAGCGCTTCTTCAACCAGTTCTGACAGCACAGGGTCGTTAAACCTGTTCCACCAGTCGGTATGCAGAGGCGCTGAGCCCATATCCACTGCCCTCCACTGCTTGGGCATTTCCTGCTCCGGCCTGTCATAGCGCGGAGCAAGAGAGCATGCCGAAAGCAGCATGGCCAGCATCAGCACCAATGCAGGTGTCTTGAGCATTATGCCCGGGGCCTTGCCGGAAGCGCTCATATGTCGTCCTCCTGGTCTTCCGCAAGGTGGTCCCTGCCCGCATTCGGATCAGTTTTGCCCTGCAGTTTCAGTGAGAGTTGCATGATGGCCTTGAAGAAGAACGGCACAAACAGCGTGGCTATGCACGTTGCCGCCAGCATGCCGCCGATGACCGCCGTGCCGATGGCGTGGCGGCTGTTTGCGCCCGCGCCCGTGCTGATGGCCAACGGCACGCAGCCGAGGATAAAGGCAAGCGAGGTCATCACGATGGGCCGAAAACGCAGCTTGGATGCGTGGATGGCCGCCGCATCAAGGCTGCGCCCGGCGCGCCAGGCCTCAACAGCGAATTCCACGATAAGGATGGCGTTTTTAGCCGCCAGACCTACCAGGGTCACCAGCGCCACCTGGAAGTAGATGTCGTTGGAAAGCCCGCGACCCCAGGTCGCCAACAGGGCTCCGAACACGCCAAAAGGCACGGCCGTGAGCACTGAAAGCGGCAAGGACCAGGATTCATATTGTGCTGCAAGAATCAGGAAGACCATGACCAGCGCCAGCACAAAGATGACAGTGGTGTCGGCGCTTGCCATTTTTTCCTGAAGGGCGGTACCAACCCAGCCCAGCTGATAATCGGAGGACAAAACCACAGAAGCGGCTTTTTCCATTTCGTTGAGGGCCTGACCCGAAGAATACCCAGGCGTGGGCGCACCCATGATGTGGGCTGCGGGGAACACGTTGTAGCGTTCCACAACCTGGGGTGCGGTGCGGCGCTCAAGGGACATCACTGCAGTCAGGGGCACCATCTCGCCATTTTTATTGGGCACGTATATGTCGTTAAGGCTTTCAGGCAGCACACGGGTATCCGCCTCAGCCTGCAGACGTACCTGGAAGGTGCGGCCCATGAGGTTGAAGTCGTTGACGTATGAACTGCCGAATGTGGCGCTCATGGCCGAATACACATCGGCGATGCTGATGCCCATATCCTTGCAGCGTTCGCGGTCAAGGTTGGCGTAGAGCTGGGGCGAACCAGTAGTGAAGAGGTTGCGCACCATGCCCACAGCCGGGTACTTGGGCGTGCCGTCGGCATTTTTGGAGGTCACTTCAAGCACCAGCTTGTTGGCAGCTTCTTCCATGTCCTTGAGGCTGCCGCTGCCGCGCATCTGCACATAGCCTTCAAAACCACCGGTATTACTCATGCCGCTGATGGGCGGCGGCGTAAAGCCCAAGATAAAGGCCTCGGGCTGCATCACGGTTACAGCGCCCACGGTGTTCACGATGACGCTGGCTGCATCCTTGGGATCCTTGCGTTCCCCCCAGGGCTTGAGCAGGGCAAAGAAAGTGCCGTAGTTACTCTTGGCAGCCATGGAGGTGATGTCCAGACCGGAGAGCGTGCCCACGCTCAAGACCGCAGGGTTCTTGAGCATGAAGTCGGTAAGCACCTTGTTGACCGCGCGGGTGCGGGGCTGGGCCGCGCCATCGTCCAGAATGGCCAGACCAAGCAGGTAGCCCTGGTCTTCATCCGGCACAAGGCCGCCGGGCACTACGCGGAACAGCCCCACGATGCACAGAACCATGACTACGCAGAGCGCCAGCGCACGCCAGGCGGAGGCTTTGACAAAACGCACGGCGTTTACATAGCGGCGGGTAATGCGACCAAACACATAGTTGAACCACACAAAGCCCTTGGCAGGCGTGTGGTCATGGGCATGCGGCTTGAGCAGCAGGGCGCAGAGCGCCGGAGTGAGCGTCAGCGCCACAATGCCCGAAAGCACCACCGATACCGAGATCGTAATGGCAAACTGCTTGTACATCTGCCCCGCAAGGCCGCCCATGAACGAAACAGGGATAAACACGGCGCACAGCACAAGCACAATGGCGATAACCGGGGCCGTAACTTCGTTCATGGCCTTTGCTGTCGCCTCCCTG
This genomic window contains:
- a CDS encoding flagellar biosynthesis protein FlhF, whose amino-acid sequence is MQVKTFTGATSQEILARIKAEMGPDAVILGNRTYRKNGAVCHEITAGIERPKAEAAQAAGAPAGWGEWHKEWMHLKDQIFALMKPAIQLERLTPRQRVALEYLQREGVSDSVAVDLYQRLLAEPGASVLECLCGMVPVKAWGAEQWRQRIHLMAGPFGFGKTTTALRFALHLRKHEPEARIAFINADCLRGNGRLILRHWAELSNFTYMEAPDKAAMELALAATREARAVFIDVPGLDRNGNLAHWRADMGLDTVEAATHLTLSPFFDALQTQAFLQRYKFEGPGSLVWTKLDEAVSFGNIVNVACAAGLPVSALSFGAELKESLAPATEPLVWRLIFKRQLPGQAA
- a CDS encoding MinD/ParA family protein gives rise to the protein MSGTFPLVFSVTSGKGGVGKTNISVNLAICLAQLGKQVVLIDADLGLANVDVVLGLTPQKNIFHLFHEGATISDILFPTPYGFSILPASSGMSEMLTLSTGQKLELLEAVDEMEDGLDYLIVDTGAGISDNVLYFNMAAQERLVVLTPEPTSLTDAYALIKVLKNNHGVERFKVCVNMAPDLKTAKDMFVRLHQACDHFLSGVSLELVGVIPRDTGVRKAVVQQLPYCISEPQSPAAKATMSLAKNISAWEAPENLDGNIKFFWKKLLFR
- a CDS encoding FliA/WhiG family RNA polymerase sigma factor; its protein translation is MKTGTAQAQAPCPWEALETGATPWESFSPAEQESVVRHYAPKIRFLALRLKAKLPRSIELGELISSGTLGLMEALGKFRPQLGIRFETYAESRIKGAMLDELRRLDWFPRSLRQRVRVLDEAMRKVEHEQGRQATEDELQKITGLDMRDVRQGLEALQNQLWISLDAIQDTISGEGPEGGEPFRSTALQELVERVAPLIDRLTPREKLVLSLYYTDELNMRETAEVMGITEGRVSQLHSQALSRLRKEFHNLYGEGTEI
- a CDS encoding chemotaxis response regulator CheY, with translation MPYNPNMRVLVVDDFSTMRRIVRNILRQLGFQNVVEADDGTSAWEVLNREKIDFIVSDWNMPQMTGIDLLRKVRSSEQFANIPFLMVTAEAQQENIIEAVQAKVSNYIVKPFTADTMKQKIDKIFP
- a CDS encoding flagellar basal body-associated FliL family protein, translating into MAEKQDLKDAPVKDELQVAVSQDTSLRKVELDLDDAPFLVEQAPPPPAKTEEAPLQVAEEGAEPPKKKKKLLLIAAAAGLLVLLVAGAAIWWFVLRTPPPPPPEPIKPDVIVVPSAKTPTAQPDSVKELAPFVIPRQTPTGARFLICKFSTVSQSPRVGMEIDHKLIPLRDALYYYLSSKSDEFLLNPANTATIKKDLSGVLNDYLTQGRIDDILFESYLNE
- a CDS encoding efflux transporter outer membrane subunit; this encodes MSASGKAPGIMLKTPALVLMLAMLLSACSLAPRYDRPEQEMPKQWRAVDMGSAPLHTDWWNRFNDPVLSELVEEALKNNQDLAESMAKIESAAAQVGVGTAALMPVINGTGSAAAQGASEKAANTVPFDQSKLSRSTTAYQGALSASWELDFWGKIRNQYTMLSDILMTTVIGHEALRLSVAGQTAQGYFALLAQDMQLDTARRTLKSREESFRIYTARYKQGDITELDWQRARAEVETARAQVHTSTVDVDKAEAGLAVLLGRSPRDIMDRAMKRGQGIHMLPAPPVLPAGLPSDLLERRPDVRAAEFSIMAYNANIGVARAQFFPSISLTGMLGSLSASMGNLFTGPAGTWSYGASGTVPLLDFGRNWYNLKDAEAQKKAAIAVYRKTVQTAFEDIRTALTSQREADHIVSSMQVQVESLRRAAQIAGLQYDNGYTDYLTVLDAERQLFAAELRLATALRDRLDSVVSVCMALGGGWQDPGTSPSFPVVNTEKLLQEQAGGRASAPAAKSE
- a CDS encoding efflux RND transporter permease subunit, yielding MAVSTKPNFFLRRPVLSAVISIVITLVGALAMKALPIAQYPDLVPPTVNVSVSYPGASAETIASTVLAPLEVNINGVENMLYMTSIAASGSGSGNINVYFKLGSDANMALVNVNNKVNLAQATLPEDVRRQGVTVVKRSPAMLQVFCFYSPDGRYSDVFIHNWAQVNVVDELKRLNGVGDCSLFGSMDYSMRIWLQPDKLAKYGITTQQVTSAIQEQNSQYAPGRLGDMPTADSTQLTWQIDTQGRLVTPEEFGEIIVRSGDDSAMLRLKDVARIELGGKDYSVLSSYNGMGARMGAVYLLPGANAIATGDMVKAKLEDIASRMPDGLAYTLLVDNNDFVIESIKEVVSTLVEAMILVFIVVYVFLQNWRATLIPCIAVPVSIIGTFAGLYAFGYTINTLTLFALVLAIGIVVDDAIVVLENVERIMSSEHLPPREATAKAMNEVTAPVIAIVLVLCAVFIPVSFMGGLAGQMYKQFAITISVSVVLSGIVALTLTPALCALLLKPHAHDHTPAKGFVWFNYVFGRITRRYVNAVRFVKASAWRALALCVVMVLCIVGLFRVVPGGLVPDEDQGYLLGLAILDDGAAQPRTRAVNKVLTDFMLKNPAVLSVGTLSGLDITSMAAKSNYGTFFALLKPWGERKDPKDAASVIVNTVGAVTVMQPEAFILGFTPPPISGMSNTGGFEGYVQMRGSGSLKDMEEAANKLVLEVTSKNADGTPKYPAVGMVRNLFTTGSPQLYANLDRERCKDMGISIADVYSAMSATFGSSYVNDFNLMGRTFQVRLQAEADTRVLPESLNDIYVPNKNGEMVPLTAVMSLERRTAPQVVERYNVFPAAHIMGAPTPGYSSGQALNEMEKAASVVLSSDYQLGWVGTALQEKMASADTTVIFVLALVMVFLILAAQYESWSLPLSVLTAVPFGVFGALLATWGRGLSNDIYFQVALVTLVGLAAKNAILIVEFAVEAWRAGRSLDAAAIHASKLRFRPIVMTSLAFILGCVPLAISTGAGANSRHAIGTAVIGGMLAATCIATLFVPFFFKAIMQLSLKLQGKTDPNAGRDHLAEDQEDDI